aaaattatcaaaataaaaaaaattattaaaaaacaacggcagcacttacagtaataaatgataccatttccaaaaggcaaaattgtgcatttgattcttatttttaaatcaatataatattcccaatagtttttgaaataatcgatttcaaagttaaaaataggggaaacaaatttttttaaaactcattttatactatttttgtccagactgtgaattttagtaaataaattacttaaacagaaaactgcctcaattgattccttatcgaaccgtgaaaactatatgtttctatgtcttctagtttttgggaaaattgaaaaattattttatcagatttttcttttttcaaaatattttttgtttttatttgtttttatttttcaattttctcaaaaactagaagacatagaaacatatagttttcactttttgataaggaattaattgaggcagttttctgtttaagtaatttatttactaaaattcacagtctggacaaaaatagtataaaatgagttttaaaaaaatttgtttcccctatttttaactttgaaatcgattatttcaaaaactattgggaatattatattgatttaaaaataagaatcaaatgcacaattttgccttttggaaatggtatcatttattactgtaagtgctgccgttgttttttaataattttttttattttgataatttttttttagaaaaatgcccctcccacctaaacggggggagatagaccccccttccaaagaaaaaaaatgtttgtattgagctcctctacaaaaacccttcatcaaatcctggcgcccaacttatcctactacgtgccgaaacaacatttttgttctatacctaaaagttccaatttctgtatctgggttgaaatcgaaaaatttttttttctaagccaattttgaagtgattttcataaaaaatacctcgatcaattgggaaatagatatagttttagaatatattttttaaattgcatgttgttttgaaaacatatactttaaattgataccgaagttgggcaaatgacaaaaaaaattgaatttttgaactttgacatcttataaattctaagtggtttaaccgagttacatgttttatacattgttgaaaaggtatatttatcttctatcagaaactgtaaaaaaatcgaaaatgggtaaaaaattgtcgaagctagaattttttcaatgggtgaaggtccaaaaaaccgttttttgcccgtaactccagattttgggggtgttaggggattttcaaataccgtttcgtattcagtgcgactagctctacaaaacctgataggtctccacccgcgtatattttgagtgttacaccgtgtaatttaaaaaaaaatattagcagcATAGGTATGGCtgattagaaaaataaataataaattgccCACACACAAATTAGGGGAGAGGTGTTGGGTgtcaaaaatagtgtttttttacgatttctgtcaaaagtagacatATCGAAATgagttaaatacaaaagttgtagatagtaaaaatgtctacaacttttactcaaaccattttattatataacctcaaaattattgagaaacatgcaaaaaaacgttttttttattttttattttaatcttttacaaaaatggttggattttagcaaaacttggttaaaaattgctttgttatgttttctaactattttaaatgatttttgagcaaaaagtttatatttgcatttttgacgaaaaaatagcttatttttcaatcaaaaaagttaccggaaaaatgtttgattattgaaaagtttggaatgcaattatttagatcaaaaccttttatttaagattgtgcggaaaaactacacttttgtttaagaaaatattcagaaaaattgaaaaaaccaaaaaaacgatttttaagatcgatttttccgtaattGACAGTAATATTGGAGAGAAATACTTTcacatagaaactaaattatatttttctagtGGACTTTGACCTTCCTAATTTGAATCTAGAATTAGAATAGCTTTAACgtacaaagtttttgagatattgaattttgaacgtccaaaacactatttttgtcatgttttggcatggtaatatctcaaaaatgtgaagtgatagaatttttctgacttcggattcgagctcagcgtacaaaaaaccattagaaaaatatattgactagtgaaatcgtacagggcagaaaaaatcgaatgccatgttcgatttcactagtcaaaaaattctttttatctaAATCGAAGTATATTCtactaatggttttttgtgcgctgagctcgaatctgaagtcagaaaaattcttcaTTGGGATTTATTGGGTTTATCACTATTCACTATTATTTTGTTGATTTgtcgtttcttaaaaaaaattatcaggcAACTTCAAATTCATGATTCTTAATAACATGATAGAAACACTAGAATTTTTCTCTTACAGTCCCTTTAGAACACAATTTGATTCAGCCTAGtgatttttagtgatttttttttttaaatattaaaagctTATAGTGGTGTATGCGTTTTAACACACAATTAAACCATTTAGCCATGGAatttaaattctattaaaatcttAGACTTTGCTGCTCTCTTCAATATAGATATAAAGCTCCAATTAAACCCTCCGATTtaactaaatacaaaaaaaaaattaaacctatTGCTTGTCTCGacacattttcaattttcacaaatcCAATATGCTGCATAATTTAACATTTTCGTCGTTTGTGATAAAATAACATCCCCTTGTTCACCATGTCCTTGCTATTGTTGTTAATTTGTTCTTTGTAGCTTGATGAATTCTACAAAATGGTCGTACATAAAATAGACCATATAGCAGTAACAAAAAGCATCAAGAAACAAGAacgaaagaatatacatttcaTTGGACTATTAATCAAATCAGTCGCattaaattaaaagtaattGATTTAACACCAATACCGATCCGAAATATACACCACCACGGTCTGTCGACCGTTTGGTTTCCCGTTTCAATGCACACACAACATATCCTTCATCCTGACTGAACTTTGTGtgggttttcttttttgtatgttttttttttttactttgaacagaGGTCAGGCGGAGTTCCGTCTGACAGCCTCTGACACCACATCATATGCCCAACGATCACTCAGaaattttttcgtatttcttCGACTTTTGGTCGTCCTTGTCAGAAGTTGTGTTTGATCCCTGATTTTGATGGACCAGTTCTTTGGCTCTGAACAGAAGTCAAATCAATCATTTACTTTCGAAGATGGGTCGAGGAAGTTGCTCCttttggattttgggttttttggatggaaggaaaaacaaattcccttagtGGATGAGGTGGAAAAGTcccacacacacatacacactgAACTATTaccaaattcaaacaaattattCATTAGTCTTCAGTATTTCGGTTCATTTTCTCCCATCGTCTTGGTCTTGGTTCTGTGTATGATTTGTTTTCGTTTTCGAACATCCTTCCAAGTCCATCCTGTGTCTATTTTCTTCATTACAAGTATTCCACAAAAGTCAATGTGGGGGAGGAGGAAGGAGGAAAATTTAATCAAGTTACTACAGCACGTTCCAATGAAAGACATCATTAATTTTGTGAGATGGTTTGTGTatagtttgttgttgttattgttcagCTTGGGATATATAGGTTTCGGTTTGATCCAAGTGTTGGCCACATGACGGCCAAAACTAATATCCGTTGGTTCGCCTGGCCTTAATATCATCCCCCTCTTCTCAATTTCAAATTTGATATGTCAACCTTTTGGACagagatttttaaacaaaatcaaagtatttttgtttttttttttgtgtaggtaaAGGTTAAGAAAGGAAAGTTTGTTAAGGTATAGGTAGAGAAAAGCCTTGACCAGGTCCAGTTGGGTTTATGAATGAAGTGAAAATTCGAAAGCAATCCTCGTCAAGTTAAAGTGTCAGATAAAGATGTGAAGAAGTTTGATGGATATATTTAGTAATAATACCTACATCATAGAACAGAATTATAGCATTTCATGTCTTGATAGAAACATATCTTTAACACTTACTTATTTaaagtttgaattgaaaatgaaatcGATTTTCTTGGAAGACACTTATTACTTCTTAAATCCTAAACTTTATTTGACCTAAATaacatacataattttaattCTCAATTTATATAGCCTTTAATTTCATGTAAGGgacattttatttgttattgaaTAACTGAAATTGGATAGTTGAACAATTTGGAGACAAATATTTCATGAAGTTAAATGTTAAAGTTTTAAGTATggtcatttttttcaaaattacaaaagtggaactattctttttttcaaaagttaaacaaaaataaggaaattaaataaagatattattcaatagaaatagaaataatatcaagtgtattttatttattaatataaatgggttcttacttcattttaactattattacttggattttaaccaaaaattatatattctaCTCTACATACATATTCTTCctaattttcatttgaaaatgaaaaccaTTTGTGAactatcgaaaattttttttttaattgcaaaatcgtagtattatttttctgaaagagcaTGATAAAATTTAACATACCCACTTTATTTGATTAGATCTTTAACTAAATCTTTTCAAATAACTTGCCTCAGATATATCACTATTCTTAAAAAACTCGTCCTTATGATGAATTCTATTCGTATTGTAGAAATGTTATCATCGTAGTGAAAtgtcttataaaaataacggtTACGAACGTATTCTGCAACTATTCTTTCAGTATTTGCAACGATATATACGATATGAATTGAAGGGTTCATGAGGAAAACAgcttaaggtccattttcttcactcggagttgaacataacttgagaatttttaatataaaaattctcaagttttgttcaactccgagtgaagaaaatggacctaaatcCATTACAACTCATTCCGAGAAATACAATACAAacacaatttataattttgttctccatacaattTAGTACTAAAGGcacatgtatttattttttgagcacgacttaaatttgttttctaaaagtaAGAATGTCATTAGAAAGTGCTACAAGACCTCAtcctcatcattagtttatttttgagttAAAGTATACACGTGTCCTTTTTCCAGTTAGTAAAAACAACGTTTACCTTCTTTAAGTTCTGAACATTTTTTCATCGAAAATTCCTACAATTCGAATTTTACCTAACTGAAACTTTCTCAATGGGAAATATGTTTTAAGGGCTAATTAataagtgttttatttttttctttaatatgtaattcaaaaaaataaattcatggcaaattgttcataaaacaaaattgttcataaaacaaaagttaatttattttctaattataCATCTTCTCAAAGTTCTGTattaaatttgaatacaaactttattcaaaaaattctcTATTCTACATTATAATaattcttctatagaaaaataaaattcgattaAACCGACTATGGACCGACCGAATTGGAATAAATTAGCGTGAAACAAGacatctattatatatattaaagtttggttttgtgtacgttcgctaactggccacaccggctgacttattttcttaatttttttttttttaatcaaagaggtataagaggagaaggtttaaggcaaaacaatttaagattttattgggtaaataggggtaacacgacattgaaaaagaggctattttctaaacggtaagtcgtaaagagttgactttttttttaaatgatagacaaatttattcaatagttaaaaaaggtattgaaaaaattcaaagaaaatttcaaaaccaagttgtgaaggtttttttgcagtcatagaccttcgacaaaagactaattagaggtacgcaaaattttgcacagaaatttgagttacaccatgagaaagatattaaaaaaaaaaaaaattaggggtctaaaacggataggccctgtattttgaaataaaattttttgaaaaacaacctattttttagggacatttttgagtagtcttttatttttttggaatttttcaaagtctgcaaaaaatctcaaacttatagaaaatataggtttcaatcatgcgcatgcatgtacaaaattttgatttttgaccgaataacgggaaaaacaattttttttgtcccaagttttttgttcgtttttaacATAAGCCATATtttacataggccacttttgctaaaagcttaaaagtgaatatttttaaactcattttacgaaattttcaagttttgattccctttttcatttaaaatgttaactaattatagagtcaaaaattaaaaataaatacaaaaaatggcggaacgaagtccgccgggtcagctagtaagatctataaaataatatttctttcgTCTTTGGTTTTATCTAtgtatgtttgtttttatgGAAAATGGTTATCAAACAATtccaattttgtacaaaaatgaaTGTGTTTGATTCTAAAAACTAAGAGAGAAAACGAAGAAAAATCTGTAGAGGAAATGGTTACATATTCATTTcctaaaaatcttaaaaagtaatttttttccctcTTTTCTCAAATAAGTGTAGCGAATGAATAGCAATAACGCAAAACTATTAAAGGGAATTTAGAAATGTTTGTATGGTGATgtggtaaaaattaaaatccgaACCCAATTATGACTTCGGTATTTGATAATGGATCAGTACACGAGCCAAAAACCACACTTTTCACAAGTTCAACTAGTGTCATATAGTCACCATTTTTTTTGGCGATTAATTTGATTTTCGTTTATAACTAGCATGTTATTGGTCCTAGAATATTAAGTAACAAACTTGTagcaaatttagttttttttggtgCTCTGGTTTTTCTCTGGATTGTCAGTACCCAATCCAAAAACCACAATTTCCATAACTACACCTATTATCATAAAACCGACATGTAACTTCTCAACCATAGAAATAAGTTGAAAAAGAGAGGTTTTTGAACACTCTGCTGCCTATTTCAGTTCTTGTTTTGGTAAATCTGCTTGAAAGTAAAGTGTATAAATTCAAGTGCCCAATAAGCCAAGACCCTATATCCCCGCAACGAGCGCGAGCGCTTGAAGTAAAGGCTCTCTTCCCTGGTTTTGCATCTAGAACTTACATACAGTTCACAATATTGGCCAATTTAGAGATAGTATGAGAGAAATTAAACGCAGCTGAGAAGAAGATGATTCGTATGACGATAGGAGTTACAAAATTTGAACCAATTAAAAGTACGAATATCTAAAgcatatacaaaaattattttcaaaatgcagCAAATGTATTTTTAGCAAGCATAAATTTAGGTATGTTGCATATGTACTAACTTTCAAGCAGCTGAGCATTTTAAGATACTGGTCGTGTCATAGAATTGTTTGTGTCATATTCTAGAAGACTTAAAAAAGGTATCTTTAACGCTAGgaaaattgtatattgttgaaaatattagctcaacttttttgaaaaacttaaaattattcAATAATAGAATCAGGAATAAACTTAGGTAgatgcaaataaataaaaacaaaataaaataattaaacgtAAAGGAATGGTtaataaataacactggttaacaaaattaaacttttttttgtttttgccgaaacaaatatatacttttctgaaggttttcggtgtgctgagctcgaatccgaaaaaaaaattaatcagctcatgtttttgaaatattaccgttagaaaatgctgtACTTCGtgccttattcttttatataaagaaaattgtttgagcatatttagtaacggttttaataagaactattttccacctttttaaatctgtttaaatatttccgacttcttttttactgcccgagatatcctcagttgtttggcataTCTCATtatcattatctcctttatgacatattatgaagccaaacccactgacttcattttaagatatctcgggcaatacaaacgatattgaaaattttccttatacaaaatagtaaggtccgaagaactcaaaaaacgttttttgcattttctaacggtaatatctcaaaaacgggagctgactagttgtttctgacttcggattcgagttcagcacaccaaaaatcttcagaaaagtatatttttattttggcaacaaaacccttgtaaaccagtaaACACTTTTGAAGGAATAATGATTTTCTTCGAGAATTTGTCAGTTCCTCACAAGAGGCAGTACCAATGAAAGAATGTTTTTAAGGTGATCGAATAGTAAGTCGAGAATgcagtaaaaatagaaatcgTCACAATtcaaatcatttaaattttttttttctggttggCACGTTCTTGTTTTTAAGGTTCAAACTGCTTAAAGTTTTTACCTACCATTAGTAATTACAGGAGTacttaaataaagttttaactTTGTAGATAGAGCGAGAATCACTCcttttagtttttgtatctACTTTTGTCTAAACCATTGatccaaaaataataaacaaaaaatattaaattctacaatgatttttaattttcttaacattaatatttacatttttataatacatttttaaattttattaattaacacgatctttttttttacttaaaatgtaATGAAGAgccgaatacaaaaaaaaaaaaaaaaaaaacaaaacatatacaaaaaataaatgtataattaatattgattgaaataatctttacaaaatattaattttattttattttgatatttttgtttatttttcaaaaaattgatacaaaaaaaaaaacgcgaacaagtaaaattatttattttgaacagAAAATAGGAGCATTACAAACTTGTTTGAAACTATTAATTTACAATTATTCATAGAAAAATTAACTTCAGCTCTTCCGTTCATTAATTTGGAtttctttagtttttaaatatttttttcttaattatattAAGTTCCTTGTTTTTAAAAGtatctaagttttttttatacacatcgcaataatttttgttaaactcatttatctattttttttttttttattattattattattaattttctgtttttatctttaaacaaaatcatCTGCTgtctctttctttttctttgttattaaattaaattcgaTATGTGTGGCACAAATACACTGCGCGATTCTGTGCTTGGGGGATATGAAAATTCACAACattttatatctaaaaaaaatatctacgtGCAGACAATCTCTATACTAGTACGGTCTCCAGACATCAGACTGTTTTGGCGTTCTGCAACGCATCGGTCCCAAGCTACTTCCGCTGCGATTACTTCGATCGTCAACTATGTCCGCTGGCGAGGGTGATCTTCGTGTGGAGGTGACCGGAGGCGACGCATTTGGATTTGCATTTTCACTGTCTTTCTCGTCGTTGGAATGTGAAACTAAGGTGACACATCTCTTGACCAAATTAACACCCGCTACAGCATCTTGAAGACTCCCATTCGATGTGGCATTACTACTGTTAGTACTGCTAGTCGATGTGCCATTCCGAAACCAAGGAAGATCATGATAGTTTCCATAGAGTTGAGTATATAGCCATTGACTTGGTTGTGGAATGAGTGGATTTTGGAGGAAAAGTTGGGCGGCTAAGGCTGGATTAAATCCGTGTGGTTGTTGGAATTGCGAAGCAAATCCAGAAAATAACTCATTTTTTCTCAGGGATGGATTACGTTGAATTAGGGCTGTAAATGCACCGGTTTGTGGTGAGGGCGTCCTTCGGTCGTCATCTTCATGTGGCGAGGTGCTTTTTCTAGGCGATCCGGTCACAGATATGCTATCACTTTCGAAACCGGCgtcgatgttgttgttgttatcgtTTTCACTTGTTAACGGCGAGGAGGCAGAATTTGTATTATGAAGAGCTGAATTGGCTGTTGGAGGACACGTGTTCGGTGATCCTTCGGGACTGGTTGTACTGTGTGGATTACATGATGCTGATAATTGACTAAGTTGAGCTAGATGGTGATTTTCTAAAatgaattaaatgttttaaattggtttaaaaactttaagaaaattagaaaattgtACCACTTATTGATCGAATTCCTGGCCGATCTAAACGTTCTAATGTATTTGCTAGGACATGGGGAGGAAATCCAGGATGTTGGTGATGGAAAAATGCCGCACCATGAGGAAAGCCAGGACGACCTAGGGCTGGATTCGCACCTAATGAACGCCAATCTGGAGCGTGCAAATGACCGTGCATGCCAGCTAAATGGTGGGCAAAACCTGAAAAGAAAAgaggattaataaaaaaaatgctttttaagtttcaaagttttttttttataaattgatatgTTTTAATGTTAGAAATTCTATAATAAGGGTATTGAATTATGTCTTCAAAAAGGAGCTAAGACGTTCATGTGCTTTTATTGCAGAAATCGTTACCTAAAtaggttataaaagaagataaaacagcAGAGGGATTTTATATTGGCGTTACATTGTTGCTAActatgtttttttatgaaaataaatcgaaaagaagtttaaaatgtgctaccataaacaaaaaatccaagaaatatcataaaaaaaattcaaaaagtggaagtttttggtgtttgttctaaaatttttcaaattttattttcattaaaaaatatgaacagTTCTACAAAAATCCAAGAGCGAATATCTTTTCGGCatcaatttagctaaatttcaATCTTatatatagttttgaaaaaaaaaattctataaacgctTATTATGTCCAGCATTTTGGAAccatcattttgaaaaaataaaagttgtaagattttttgtatttcttataCTAATATGCTTCGATGTTCTAAATTGCATGACTTTTCCTCAAGAAATGGTtgtgtaaatgatttttgaccccataaagcaccaaatgcaccactgtgcggcggtGGCAAGGAGACTGATAAATAGTCAAAGCCATCTTGGACGAcagatttttaaatcttcagcgagTTCATGACTTTCACTGATTGTGTTAACTTCATTTCTACttcttatttggtaaaaataataatatacaaaaaaaaaaaaaatatcgcaaaAAAATTTCGACAAATTTATttggtcaattttttttgtttttctaaaaatacattttttttaaattttgttctaacacctatttagattattttttaaacccttcTCAGTGTTCACCATTCTCAACTTTTTCGCGCTAGTTggttttgaaattcgaaaaaaaaaacagatttttgacccaccctattataaatagtattttattaattaatttttatgaagaaaataataatcaataaaatgttcaaaagatAGCCAAAAACCCATtacattttatgatatttggaAAAACCTGCAGCaggcaaaaaaatattgaatatttcgATGTTTCGAAGCGGCAAAAGTCCCGctacaaaaaaaagcattttgaaaaataaacaccTAATGTCTCAAAGTTAGTTAAgtatagaaaaatatttctgaaacaaatttttatagacAGTGTAATAtgtatctttcatttgacagctACATACATGATTTTTTTACGTTATTTATTATGCATTTTACGatcaattgttttaaaaaaaatcatctaaaatCTTCGTTTTGAGATCAGCAACTTCAACCTTAAATATCCCGACATTCCCATcgatgattttgaaaatattttatatacataacaAGCTTAACACCACCTTTCATTCGATATTGAATTCACCCCCGTACACGCAAAGCTATGACTCTATTGTAAAATGGACATTTCCTTTGTAAAAACCCATAATATACAATATGCataatagatttgtaattttgtttaatacttATTCAGTGATAAGATTAAAGAAAACTTAacgggtcactatggtgtatgtgtaacttttttttaaataaaaaattgcactaagctaatttttttacatttgagcAATTAAACTAGATAACGCTGTTATCTGGTCAATCATTGTATGAAAACAAACCGTTTTGACGTCTGTTTCCAGGAcaacttatcaaaaaaattagtttatttgtaaaattactcttttttggagtaaataaaaaaagaacccaAAGTACCTATTTCTTAAAGAATACCAAAACTATTAGAATCTTCACAACTGAACTTACACATACCAAAAtgtcatttaataaaaaatattagagtacgtttgaattttgaagaaaataaagcaattcttttttgttaaaattccaaaatttataAAGCTCCTTTATCAATTATCCTCCAagattaatttcaatttaaatttcaaaagccTCTCAAAATCAAATACTTCAAATATAGATAGATACCAATTTACTAcatatatttctttaaaaaataatattcttccaaaataaattgataaaacaaaaagaaaaaaaaaatttcgacatTACAGACTTGTAGGTACATAACCCAAAAGTAACCATCTTTGGTGGTAACCTCAAACTATCACCCGCATATAGTAGTAGTGTCTCACTTATACGTCGGTCTTTGGTCTTCTTCTTTTAGGTATATGACCTTATTTGAGTCCATGAATGTTGCTAAGAACCAAAAATACACACTCAACCAAACCCACCTAAATAATCATTATAATTACACCACCAACAGCAAGTAGTAGCAGCCATCAGCTAGCAAGATATTTTGCCCATAAGGCACAACCTACTTCTCTTTATATGTGCGGTTATTTATGTTGTacatgtttgtgtgtgtgtgtatgtgtgttaaAGGAATGTAAATGTATCTAACAAATTTTCCTTCCAAATTAAGAAGAAGACTACTCTCTTCCCTCTATTCTATACCAACAACAATTCAGGGAATGTATAGCTAAAACAAGACACAAGATACACAAAGCTGCAGAGTTTTGATCCTAAGCAACCATTACTTGGTCACCATTTTAACTTGCACCTACAACACTTATGCCACCCACAATAACGCGCAGCAGCGGTATCATTTATGATCACAATCAACAACAGCACAGTTTTGTTGGGCTGAACCCCAGAACCCAGTTACCAGTTACTCTCTTGACTTGAGAATCATCATTATTATCGATGGCAACATACATTACCAAGGTATACCGTCGGCATCAATGCAAAGACGAAGGATTATCCCATGGTGGAACCTACTCCTTTTGCTTGACAagaagacgacgacgacaaacCCAATTGACATTGCTCCCGCACAGTTCTAAGCCATATTCCAAGCTGAACAGAGCATCATCACAAGTCGAAATATTAAATGtatatttgtatgtgtgtgttgtTAGTTCTGCCGCAAGGATATACTCTCCAGAATTGAACAGAACCTTTATATTCTACTACAAATGAATTATAGGAAAAGATATACCCCCGAAATGAAACGCAAAACAAGGACACACGACGACACCGACACGAGACTATGCGgatatcgtcgtcgtcgtcggtggTGGTGGTCGTCGTCGTAGTTCAGTGGCTTGCTTCACTCCCACTAAAACCTAAATATGCGGTCCTGTAAGGAAACCCTATGTGCGATAAAGGGTTAGCCACTCTGGGTACGGTGAAATCGTTGTTATACCCGTTTGCCAGGAGTGGGGCATAACGTGGTGCCATTGGTGCGCCGCAAAAagcttttcttcttcttcttcgagTCTTCATCTGGGGTACTTTAGTCATAGACCTACCCACTGTGAGCATTAATATAGTCTCTCTCTTTGCCCCCCTTTCGTGCTCCATCTCtgtgaaaatgaaaattgcaaaaaaaataaac
This DNA window, taken from Episyrphus balteatus chromosome 2, idEpiBalt1.1, whole genome shotgun sequence, encodes the following:
- the LOC129912676 gene encoding segmentation protein Runt; amino-acid sequence: MHISSEVSSTTSQTQQDGSRPSRSSANNNNNNNSNSISSRNNNNNSASSKKPVDNSPYLTPENLIERTVDGLLAEHPGELVKTGSPHVVCTVLPTHWRSNKTLPIAFKVLALGDVMDGTIVTIRAGNDENFCGELRNCTAVMKNQVAKFNDLRFVGRSGRGKSFSLTIVISSSPVQVATYIKAIKVTVDGPREPRSKVRHQGFHPFAFGPQRFGPDPLMGGLSFKLPGFAHHLAGMHGHLHAPDWRSLGANPALGRPGFPHGAAFFHHQHPGFPPHVLANTLERLDRPGIRSISENHHLAQLSQLSASCNPHSTTSPEGSPNTCPPTANSALHNTNSASSPLTSENDNNNNIDAGFESDSISVTGSPRKSTSPHEDDDRRTPSPQTGAFTALIQRNPSLRKNELFSGFASQFQQPHGFNPALAAQLFLQNPLIPQPSQWLYTQLYGNYHDLPWFRNGTSTSSTNSSNATSNGSLQDAVAGVNLVKRCVTLVSHSNDEKDSENANPNASPPVTSTRRSPSPADIVDDRSNRSGSSLGPMRCRTPKQSDVWRPY